Proteins from a single region of Numida meleagris isolate 19003 breed g44 Domestic line unplaced genomic scaffold, NumMel1.0 unplaced_Scaffold501, whole genome shotgun sequence:
- the SMG9 gene encoding protein SMG9 (The sequence of the model RefSeq protein was modified relative to this genomic sequence to represent the inferred CDS: added 79 bases not found in genome assembly): MKTSIKLVDEQMNWCDSAIEFLLDQTDVLVVGVLGLQGTGKSTLMSLLAANQPEEDPRAFVFRPQSPELKERGGSQTCGIDFFITQERVVFLDTQPILSPSILDHLINNDRKLPPEYSLPHTYVEMQSLQIAAFLFTVCHVVLLVQDWFTDLGLYRFLQTAEMVKPSTPSPNHEPSGAAGPEEPSEYYPHLVFVQNRARPEAFCPRRLRQMHGVLDRLMAHSHLKYKGALSMLDCGLFPGLPEGFLPAEVNLFLLPPMEAEAEDAPPRTAPGGGPLFPLLPPYRGHGTFGTLLARLRGRVLAAARAQLSHTLLTERNWFHYAARIWDGVKKSSALAEYSRLLG; this comes from the exons ATGAAGACCAGCATCAAGCTGGTGGACGAGCAGATGAACTGGTGCGACAGCGCCATCGAG TTCCTGCTGGACCAGACCGACGTGCTGGTGGtgggggtgctggggctgcagggcaccGGGAAATCCACGCTCATGTCCCTGCTGGCGGCCAACCAGCCCGAGGAGGACCCGCG GGCCTTCGTCTTCCGCCCGCAGAGCCCCGAGCTGAAGGAACGCGGCGGCAGCCAGACCTGCGGCATCGACTTCTTCATCACCCAGGAGCGCGTCGTCTTCCTCGACACCCAG CCCATCCTCAGCCCGTCCATCCTCGACCACCTCATCAACAACGACCGCAAGCTGCCCCCCGAGTACAGCCTGCCCCACACGTACGTGGAGATGCAG TCGTTACAGATCGCCGCGTTCCTCTTCACCGTCTGCCacgtggtgctgctggtgcaggaCTGGTTCACCGACCTCGGCCTCTACCG GTTCTTGCAGACGGCCGAGATGGTGAAACCTTCCACGCCATCCCCCAACCACGAGCCCAGCGGTGCCGCCGGCCCCGAGGAGCCCTCGGAGTATTACCCGCACCTGG TTTTCGTGCAGAACCGTGCTCGCCCCGAAGCCTTCTGCCCCCGGCGCCTGCGGCAGATGCACGGAGTCCTGGACCGGCTGATGGCACATTCCCACCTCAAGTACAAGG GGGCACTCTCCATGCTGGATTGTGGGCTGTTCCCGGGGCTCCCCGAGGGCTTCCTCCCGGCCGAGGTGAATCTCTTCCTGCTGCCCCCCATGGAAGCTGAGGCTGAGGATGCTCCTCCTCGGACCG CTCCCGGGGGGGGCCCCCTCTTTCCACTGCTACCCCCGTACCGTGGCCACGGCACATTTGGGACCCTCCTGGCTCGGCTGCGGGGCCGGGTGCTGGCAGCTGCGCGGGCTCAGCTCTCCCACACCCTCCTGACTGAGCGTAACTG